ATTCTGTTGCAGGAACTTATTCACGTTATTATGAAGTATTTATTATAACAAGTGTAATTTATTTCTTCTTGACATTTACGTTATCATTAATTTTAAAACAAATTGAAAAGAGAATTGATGGACCTCAAAACTTTGAATTTTTAGATGATGTTAATGGGGAGGAAAAATAATGGGGAAAAAAGTTATTGAAATAAAAAATATTAGAAAAGATTTTGGAAAAAGAACAGTATTAAAGGATGTAAATTTTGATGTTCACGAAAAGGAAGTTGTAAGTATAATTGGTTCATCTGGAAGTGGAAAGTCTACTCTTTTACGATGTATAAACTTACTTGAAAAGCCTACAAGCGGACAAGTTTTAATCCATGGAAAAGATGCGATGGCAGGAGATATATCGCTTGTAACATTGCGTGAAAAAGTAGGAATGGTGTTTCAGCAGTTTAACTTATTTAATAATTTAAGCGTTTTGGAAAACTGTGTAATTGGACAAATGAAAGTTTTGAAAAAATCACGGGAAGAAGCTGAAAAAATTGCAAAGGAATTTTTGGCAAAAGTGGGAATGGAACGTTTTATTCATGCAAAGCCAAATCAAATTTCAGGTGGACAAAAG
The DNA window shown above is from Leptotrichia wadei and carries:
- a CDS encoding amino acid ABC transporter ATP-binding protein, translating into MGKKVIEIKNIRKDFGKRTVLKDVNFDVHEKEVVSIIGSSGSGKSTLLRCINLLEKPTSGQVLIHGKDAMAGDISLVTLREKVGMVFQQFNLFNNLSVLENCVIGQMKVLKKSREEAEKIAKEFLAKVGMERFIHAKPNQISGGQKQRVAIARALAMQPEVLLFDEPTSALDPEMVGEVLKVMKDLAKSGLTMIVVTHEMDFAHDVSSRVVFMDQGVIVEDDKPENIFGNPKHERTKEFLSRMLSK